From a single Brettanomyces bruxellensis chromosome 5, complete sequence genomic region:
- a CDS encoding uncharacterized protein (CAZy:GT2_Chitin_synth_1) produces the protein MPSSTYNPFRDSSESSLKKPEKAFTPSSSPRRNSPSKAALRYSPRKSTRNSSSMGDSFVTPDDIAKKFVYAADEETARRKFTLQESPKRQRPVSAQVFDDGDGSSDEESKVLSHYGSPVRRRLDLTGSQKKNEFGRSIGSNRTELEGAKPIFSASTFAAANSDIDSPFIDVPSLSPSKRDLSGETRSTLTSELDFSKKEDNQVSIFSDTQSTLAEGKKDMTFQSSLDGHLFKEVSGNFQPRRYKATQKIFRPRNGNLILDNPVPSILHNFLPQKGIDEFDYMKYSAVTSDPNKFVEDGFTLRANELGRETEIVVCITMYNENETALTRTLHAVFRNIAYLTKRKNSRTWGKDAWKKVVVVIVADGRNKVNTGVLEVLSAIGVYQEGIAKSFVNQKEVQAHLFEYTPQVSIDENLKFVGGEKGIVPVQVVFCMKEKNAKKINSHRWLFNGLCPILQPHVCVLLDVGTRPHESAIYNLWKAFDLDSNVAGAAGEIVSMKGKYWKKLINPLVASQNFEYKMSNILDKPCESAFGYISVLPGALSAYRWSALQSNPDGSGPLSKYFEGEKCDEAVSRDIFSANMYLAEDRILAWALVSRKNAKWVLKYVKSAKGETDVPETLSEFISQRRRWLNGSFFAALYSQIHSFQIWHTDHSLIRKIFFQIEFLYQGFTLLFNFFSVSNFYISFYYLAGALINIIGTGGRAVFDIMNYICLCTLLATLVISMGNRPQGAPKLFFTIVTILTFCGVYAFVSGFYFLGSMIKEKELGSDVGFNFTSICISLASTYGLYVLNSLIYLDPWHLITSSIQYFLMLPSYTCLLQIYAFCNTHDVSWGTKGDNNYVANLGKATIERDEKGQEVIRLEIIGEQRDIDSMYSENLYKLKERRKQPEQMREGAAKKSAISAQDYYRDIRSRMVLFWVIMNVVLVMTITEIYPATQIGNNKYLVIMLWCVFGTSLVRFIGSIVYIIHLVVRKIVVTKDKWDVHQMGKSDAVEMVVE, from the coding sequence ATGCCCTCATCTACTTATAATCCATTCAGGGACTCGTCGGAGTCCTCGTTGAAAAAACCAGAGAAAGCTTTTACaccatcttcatctccaagaagaaattcacCATCTAAAGCGGCCTTAAGGTATTCACCAAGAAAATCTACGAGAAACAGTAGTTCAATGGGAGATTCGTTCGTCACTCCAGATGACAttgcaaagaaatttgTGTATGCAGCAGATGAAGAGACTGcaagaaggaaattcaCACTTCAGGAGTCTCCAAAAAGACAACGGCCAGTTTCAGCTCAAGTTTTTGATGATGGAGACGGTAGCAGTGATGAGGAAAGTAAGGTTCTCAGTCATTATGGCAGTCCagtgagaagaagattggATTTGACCGGCTCtcagaagaaaaacgagTTTGGCAGATCGATTGGCTCTAATCGTACAGAATTGGAAGGTGCTAAGCCGATATTCTCGGCATCCACTTTTGCAGCTGCCAATTCGGATATTGACAGTCCATTTATTGACGTTCCTAGTTTGTCACCTTCCAAAAGAGACCTTTCAGGTGAAACACGTTCCACTCTTACTTCCGAATTGGATTTcagcaagaaagaagacaaCCAGGTCAGTATTTTTTCAGATACACAGTCCACTCTAGCGGAGGGAAAGAAGGACATGACATTTCAATCAAGTTTGGACGGTCATCTCTTCAAAGAAGTGTCTGGAAACTTCCAGCCTCGTAGGTATAAGGCAACCCAGAAGATATTCAGGCCTAGAAATGGAAATTTGATATTGGACAACCCGGTTCCATCCATTTTGCACAACTTCTTGCCTCAAAAAGGTATCGACGAGTTTGATTACATGAAATACTCGGCAGTGACATCGGACCCAAACAAATTCGTTGAAGATGGCTTCACTTTGCGTGCCAACGAGCTTGGAAGAGAGACTGAGATCGTTGTTTGCATCACAATGTACAACGAAAATGAAACGGCACTTACAAGAACTCTCCATGCTGTTTTCCGCAACATTGCATATCTAACAAAGCGGAAAAATAGCCGGACATGGGGCAAAGATGCATGGAAAAAGGTTGTGGTTGTTATTGTGGCCGATGGCCGGAATAAAGTCAACACAGGAGTTCTTGAAGTTCTTTCTGCAATTGGTGTTTACCAAGAGGGAATCGCCAAATCGTTTGTTAACCAGAAAGAGGTCCAGGCCCATCTGTTTGAGTACACACCACAGGTTTCCATAGACGAAAACCTCAAGTTTGTCGGTGGTGAAAAGGGCATTGTTCCCGTGCAAGTTGTGTTCTGtatgaaggagaaaaaCGCAAAAAAGATCAACTCGCATAGATGGCTATTCAATGGACTTTGCCCAATATTGCAACCTCATGTTTGCGTTCTTCTTGATGTTGGAACAAGGCCACACGAGTCGGCCATCTACAATTTATGGAAAGCGTTTGATCTTGATTCAAATGTGGCTGGTGCAGCTGGTGAAATCGTTTCCATGAAGGGAAAATACTGGAAAAAGCTCATCAATCCATTAGTTGCATCCCAGAACTTTGAGTATAAGATGTCCAACATTCTAGACAAGCCTTGCGAGTCTGCATTTGGATACATTAGTGTTTTACCCGGTGCCTTGTCTGCATATCGGTGGTCTGCTCTTCAAAGCAATCCAGATGGTTCTGGCCCGCTTTCCAAGTACtttgaaggagaaaaatgtGACGAGGCTGTGAGTAGAGATATCTTCAGTGCAAACATGTATTTGGCTGAGGATAGAATCTTGGCCTGGGCATTGGTGTCGCGTAAAAACGCCAAGTGGGTTTTGAAATATGTGAAAAGTGCCAAGGGTGAAACAGATGTGCCGGAAACGCTTTCGGAGTTCATATctcagagaagaagatggcTCAATGGTTCATTCTTTGCAGCATTGTACTCTCAAATTCACTCGTTCCAAATCTGGCACACAGATCACTCGctgataagaaaaatattcttcCAGATTGAGTTCTTATACCAGGGATTTACTCtgctcttcaacttcttctcgGTGTCAAATTTCTACATCTCCTTCTATTACTTGGCTGGTGCTTTAATCAACATCATCGGAACAGGTGGAAGAGCCGTGTTCGACATCATGAATTACATATGCTTGTGTACACTTTTGGCTACTTTGGTCATCTCCATGGGAAACAGACCTCAGGGCGCACCCAAGTTGTTTTTCACGATTGTTACAATTTTAACTTTTTGCGGAGTCTATGCATTTGTTTCCGGTTTCTACTTCCTCGGAAGTATGatcaaggaaaaagaacTGGGTTCCGATGTTGGCTTCAACTTCACATCCATCTGCATATCCTTGGCATCTACATATGGTCTATATGTATTGAACTCCCTAATATATCTCGATCCATGGCATCTCATCACCTCTTCAATACAATACTTCTTGATGCTTCCTTCATACACCTGCCTCTTGCAAATTTATGCCTTCTGCAACACGCATGATGTGAGTTGGGGAACTAAAGGTGATAATAACTATGTTGCCAACCTTGGTAAGGCCACAATTGAGCGTGATGAGAAAGGTCAGGAGGTGATCCGATTGGAAATTATTGGAGAACAGAGAGATATTGATTCGATGTACTCGGAGAATCTCTACAAGTTGAAAGAGCGTAGAAAACAGCCTGAACAGATGAGAGAAGGTGCAGCAAAGAAATCAGCAATCAGTGCACAGGATTACTACCGGGATATTCGTTCAAGGATGGTTCTTTTCTGGGTAATCATGAATGTTGTTCTAGTGATGACTATTACCGAGATATATCCTGCTACCCAGATCGGAAACAACAAGTACCTTGTCATCATGCTTTGGTGCGTTTTTGGAACCAGTCTTGTTCGTTTTATTGGTTCTATTGTCTACATTATTCATCTTGTGGTGAGAAAGATTGTCGTTACAAAGGATAAGTGGGATGTTCACCAGATGGGAAAAAGTGATGCCGTGGAAATGGTTGTGGAATAA
- a CDS encoding uncharacterized protein (SECRETED:SignalP(1-18)) has translation MLFVILAHHLITTSLCLAERTLDNLEQRSSALIEQENFIEDAIINIAEDYGQYTSYMAKHNMEFPQALMQFYVYMTAETDSDFPTSLFASQFPFTDFYTYITAFPWYTSLLEEAGATTFYLPEHYATVPETTSSETSSESSTSVTSSPSPTSQSNASETFRSTSTFKSTTTVSTGSSSSKSVATSTESQTSNGASLLKVPCLLFTLLVALLY, from the coding sequence ATGCTATTTGTTATATTAGCACACCATTTGATAACCACATCACTATGTCTGGCTGAGAGGACATTAGATAATCTGGAGCAAAGATCATCAGCCTTAATTGAGCAAGAGAACTTTATTGAAGATGCCATAATAAACATTGCCGAAGATTATGGCCAATACACATCATACATGGCCAAACACAATATGGAATTTCCGCAAGCACTTATGCAATTTTATGTTTACATGACTGCAGAAACAGATTCTGACTTCCCAACATCTCTATTTGCATCTCAGTTTCCATTCACTGACTTCTATACCTACATTACAGCTTTCCCATGGTATACCTCACTTTTAGAGGAAGCAGGTGCAACCACGTTTTATCTTCCCGAGCACTATGCCACGGTTCCGGAAACAACGTCTAGTGAAACATCTAGTgaatcttcaacatcagTTACATCATCTCCAAGCCCGACTTCACAAAGTAATGCAAGTGAAACATTCAGAAGCACATCCACCTTTAAATCCACCACTACAGTTAGTACTGGAAGTTCTTCATCCAAAAGTGTTGCGACAAGTACTGAGAGCCAGACTTCAAATGGTGCTTCATTGCTTAAGGTTCCatgtcttcttttcacaCTTTTAGTTGCCCTTTTATATTAA